TTCAGGATCAAGATTTGCTCTGTGTGAAATGAAGGCTCTGTTATATCAAATTCTACTGCACATCGAAGTCTCCCCATCAGAAAAGACCGTTCTCTCCAGAAAGTTAGCTACAAATTCATTTAACATAAGACTTGCAGGCGGCTATTGGTTTAGATTCAAAATCCGCGACTGAGATTTTACGACACCattacacgttttttttttatttgtgtctcCATGAATTTCCTTGCTCAAGTAGTAATTATACtcaaagttaatataaaaaataacatcacaaGCTTTATTTAGATATGATCCCTTTTCTCACGCAGATGTTGTATTTAGCCCTAGACAAGtttgaaataaagaaaatatttctaaaattcgTAGTTGTAAAAAGACATTTATCGCGTGATAATTTTTAGTGTTATCTATGTTATATACCTATAAGTAAAATCGTTTCTTATGTTTAAATTACTTGAAATTTAACGAGTTAGCTAGCTCGCAATACAAGCAATCAAAAATTtggtacaatatttaaaatattatcttttttaattcagCTTAGGCACAGAGCCTGTCAAAATCGTCCACAGTTTATATAATTCGTCACAAACGCGATGTCTGTTTGCAAACGCTCGCTGGAACGTGAAATGCCGAAGGCAAATTGTAAAATGCATCGTCGTTTTGTGATAGTCCATGAAACCCAAATAACGTTTCGGATAGCGTTTACAAAATGCAGCGGCAAATTTTATGAACTAGTTCTATTTTCTAATACCTGTGGCGCTGTTaatcaaaactattaaaatcaTGGCCTTAACTCCTATGATAgagaaaaaattgaaaattttaaaaccgTCGGCAGAGAAGATAATGTATCAGGCTGTAAACTCCTTAAACTAAAAACTCGCTGTCTAGGAAAAATGGCGTTTGACGGACTCCAGACAGTGTAGATAAGGCTAATTTTTCCTGTCTTGACTGATACAAACAAAAACTTTCCAATACAGAttttagctttacattaaatttaatcaatttaaaagccGGCGTCTAAAGTGgaaaatttttaaacaacattaaaatcaGGACCTTAaacaagtaggcttttacgagcttTTGCATCATAagataagtttgttttttttaaatgaagtacATCACTAACTACGTAATGTAGTTGGAAATGTACTGATACACTTTTTAAGCTTTCTGATTATCGTGTTTGTCACAGGAGTTTTCTAACACTGAGTACTACTAACGATAAGAAAGCCTAATAACCGTTATTAGTTTGACCCGGGACTGGGGCCATAGTAGACCAAGAGacaattaatttctatataGTATAAAGATAGACCTAAATATGTACCAATAATTTTAAGAGCTTATAGTCACTTTTgtgtataactttttaattgcgAAATAAATTCCTAATgtttacttacaaaataaactGCCATTAAACCCAATTATTGAGTTGTATTTATTCAACCCATCGTGTAGTTTTCACCGATCAACCAATTTCAAAAGCAACGAATcacataataattgtacaagTATGTTGACTAAGTTCTGTGTTTGTATCtaattgatttttgtttaaacaacattataaatgtatatttgtctCAGTTGATTGTATTGTATCAGTGAATAAGCACGTGTTATTTAAtcgtaatatattgttttttacgaTACGAACTACCTAACACAAAGAGAGACGtcgtaagtattttattttaaaacgtataaTCATTTCATTTACTTGGTgctggggctttgtgcaagcccgtctggttaggtaccacccatcagatattctaccgccaaataacagtactctgtattgttgtgttccggttagaagggtgagtgagccagtgtaatcacaagcacaagggacataacatcttagttcccgaggttggtggcgcataggcgatggaaggaatggttaatatttctaacagcgcctctgtctatgggcgatggtgaccacttaccatcagatggcccatatgctcgtccgccaaccaatgacataaaaaaaaattaatatcccCAAAAAAATGTGAACTCGTATATAGTTTTAAGATGTCAGAAGATGAAAATTTGAGtcggttatattttttatttaccagaTCATACCTACACCGTGCATTCCTCAGTGTTACAGTTTACCTTTCAGTACGAGTGGGTCAATTTTACACCTAATTTAAACCAATTTTACCCAAAACCCACCCACCTATTTAGCTAACAATTTAGACTATTtttgttaatgataattatatttaaaaaaaattactttgtgacttataataattgtttacacttaagctttatttaaatttcagatgatatatattttaatatggagCGCCGTGTTACTCGCTGTTCTGGCTCTATACTTCCGGAAAACGTACTCGAGGTTTAAAGACTGTGGCGTGAAACATATTGAGGTGGTGCCCTTCTTTGGCAATATGACGAGAGTGGCTTTTCGGATGGACCATTTTACTGAAAACTTTGATAAAACATACAAAGCTTTTCCTAAAGAAAGGTTTGATAATGAGACAcgttcaaatgtttttataattatatttacaaaggaTTTCCCTTTCGTACGCTCATTTTAATGATTACAGGAATTTCAGAAATATATCTTttgagatataatttataaatgtcgtCATGTTTAAGGTTCGTTGGAAGATATGAGTTCACGAGGCCTACGATATTTATACAAGACCTTGAGTTGGTTAAGAAGGTAACAGTTAAAGATTTCGAATACTTCCTCGACCATCGCGGATTTACAGATGAAAAAGTTGAGCCTCTGTTTGGACGAAATCTCTTTTCATTGAAAGGTTTGAGTctaatttgtaaatacattttgacacttttgatttatttaatccaATATAATGTATGAATAGGTCAGGAATGGAAAGACATGCGTTCAACTTTGAGCCCGGCGTTCACGAGCTCgaagataaaattaatggtGCCCTTTATGGAGGAAGTGGGTGAGCAAATGGTAAGAAATTTGAAGAAGAAGATCGAAGAATGGGAAGGTAAGTTGATGAAATGAAATCTACTCTAgagctaaatattataaataaacaggaGCAAATGTTTGTCATTcagaatgttttaaaacattcaatcaattttatggttgatactttattcaaaaattccTAGAACTTAATGTAATCAAGTCgttacgtttttatattttaatattgacatcgGTAAGCATAATAACTTCCCAGAATTCGAATAACAactattgaataaagtttaaaaaatctcAGATACATCAATCATCATTAGTGTTCAAATCGTGTTCCGTTTTTGCGTGTGGGTTGCCTACACTatcatacttataatattaataatttatttattcaaatagcagagaataaattaaaaactaacaaCACCCATCTTATgttaatcaaaaaattaaatatattgacgaatatattaaatactacctACTGCTACTGGAGTATAAACATTACAGTAGTAGTTTACCTTTAAACTTACGACTAGCATTTATGCTTAGGATTCAACAGCGGCTAACCCACACCTAAGGATGTCCATATTTTTCGTATCGAGCAATATTACGTAACAGTTGATATTCGCTTTAGTAATAGTATCAAAACTGTAacccaataaaatatttagttcatCTTTCTTAAGTACcatgtttaatgtattttttatttagtactaaataacatataacatttcGATAATTCGACTAAGAAACTGCACAAAACGACGATCGtgatagtataatatttttatttaatgtaacagGCTTCATCGAAGTGGATTGCAAGGATCTGACATCACGCTTTGCTACTGATGTGATCGCGTCCTGTGCATTTGGTCTAAAGGTCGACTCACAgactgaaaagaaaaataagttcTATGAAATGGGCAAATCAGCTTCTACTTTCAAACTCCGACAAATGTTGCTTTTCTTCACGTTGTCTGCTTGTCCATTTCTTGTGAAGGTCTGTTcataatttctataatttacaactttaaattacaaaatttttatatgttgttcCTACAGTGCGTCGAAAATAATACTTGATAAATAGCTGGATTGTAATCCACAATCAAATTTTCTAATCTAATTTTAGGTTCATACCATTATTCTGGTAATCCGTGGTAGCTCACCACATAATAACATGTGGCTTATATTTGACTTTCAGTAACACTCGTCTTAATCTTAAATGAGCGTTTACACCTTCGCGATTACtaacaaatatatgtttgaTAAGAATTGGTTTTATTTCCTCTAAAAAAATCGCTTCGTAGTGTAAGGCTAACGTTAAAATGCTTTGTGTTTTTGTTGCTAAGAACCTTATTCAGCCTAATactgacattatatttattattggcgATTAAACAACATAATTTTGTTTGAGTTAGAagtttatatcttaataattgcTTTATAAGTAGTAAATTAAACACTTAACGTTCCTTGCCTAGTTTAAAGAGCTCTCTATTATATTGAATCACAAGACGTTAAGTATCTTTGTTGTATCTATGATAAATTTGAGTGGGTGAAGTATCTTAACATATGTGTTTGATTGCTTTAGAAATCTATAATAAGGAAATAATGACAAGAAACTCATACCTTATGGTTCGATATTGCGTTTGcaaaatatcttcaaaataatGCAATAGTTTAGAATTTGATTTAGTTGATTATAATCCGAATTTCAAGTATTAATATTCGAAGTGAACCCTttctactttatttaattatgataaatgtcaATATAACATACAGACAATTAATTAAcgtatgattattttaaatagtccttggatacattttttgtatgtttgttattttatacttaatcttgattggttgttttttttccagatatttaaaataacgctATTTTCGAACGAAACTAAAGATTTCTTTATAGATCTGGTGCTTAACACAATGAAAGACAGAGATGCTCGTAGCATTATCAGACCTGACATGATTCATCTACTCATGGAAGCTAAAAAGGGTAATGAtgatatagatttattaataagacatattcataacaattaaacgtgtgtcttctccatcctacgtgacattggcgaaatagtCTGTGCCCtgtggcacaactaaaagccattaaactaagaattgaattgagtTGAAAGTCTTATGCCTTTAGGCagcctttccctctctttctctttctgtcTATCTCTTTAAAGTAAATACAGTTTCatctaacataattttttatttcatttattatacacaAAAGTGTTGTCAGTCTGTTAAATACATGATATATAACGAAAACCACTTCGTTCCAGTGTGTGTCCCACGTCACATCTGTTTTTTTGATGTAGATCGCCTTTTGTTTTGGGATTAAGAGTTGTATGCCGTGGTCTCGAACGACATGATGCCGATTACATTtatcacttatatatattatacctattgAGTGGCTTGtcataaaacaacaaacaacttgagataacattaattatgttatttctttattattcaatgttttgaaattggtgataatattttattatttatataacattgaaaataacattataatatttgaacatcGAATCAtggctttttattatatatattttttttaaagaacgcGATGGACTATGTTAAaccaagaatatatataatatagataatacatATAGATTTAGTAGACAGAAAGGCAGATCCCTATAAATGGGTATTTGAAGAGAAATCATATACATGGTGCTTTTTTTCAAAAccttaaattgaaatgaaacacagaaaaattgtttttatgatGGAGCATAAACAATTGTCTTTATTTGGTTCGGGCAGTGGTTGTCGTGGCTGATACGTTCGTGGTAATCTTGTAGGTCTTACTTAGGTCTTTACTTAGGTAAACTTGAAAGAAGCCGttgtggaataaaaaaaataattaaagtctaAGCAAATCAAACATTCATAGACAAGATCGAAGATATTTCCGCTACTGGTTActgttacttattataatatgaatttgataatattgtgCTGATGtactttgttattgttttgcTTTTAATAGGTCGATTGTCGCACGAAGAAAAAGGTAGCGGTGACAATTACCAAGATACTGGATTTGCTACTGTTGAAGAATCGTCCATTGGCAAGAAAACTATTGATAGAGGTTTGTTTTTTACCATATCGCTGCCTTGCgcatcaaaaattaaaaaaaaaaaaaaatattatatcaatcaaatataaatgttcgaaaatctttttcaattaaaacctatttttttcataacttacaaacaaaatacaaatgtagGTACAAAAtgactataatatatgtaccaTGATAGGTagagtttatttttagtttttcgtTTTCTATGGTAGACTGGTGTTTCATGaaacaaaagtttttgtaagatcatacttaaatgtaattaatgtaatgaCTTTGACGGCTCGCTACTCAAAAATAATCGGTCACTGATGtacaataatgattttttaatttttcttgtgtaattaaattatgtctTCGAATTGTAGTCCgaagattcaatttaattatttcatcctCTCGTTATAAATACTGAActactaaatgtattttgtctacatgattaaaatattatattcttcatCACCAGCGTGGTCTGACATCGATCTCGTTGCCCAAGCTGTCTTGTTCTTCATCGGAGGCTTCGAAACAGTATCAACTGCGATGTCATTTGCAATGCGCGAATTGGCCCTTCATCCTGAGGTCCAAGATCGACTTGCAAAAGAGATCAGGGAACATCATGCCAAACATGGcggaaaattaaactttaattccATACAGAATATGACATATATGGACATGGTCATTTCAGGTAATGTTCCTGATAACTTAAAGATGTCCCAATTTTCTAAGGGTTTTCTAAAGAACATCGGAAATAAAATtggtaaatatcaaaattaagctttcatatacaaatattttaatttttcagaaGTACTCAGACTTTGGCCACCAGCAATAGCCTTAGATAGGATTTGTACGAAAGATTACAATATGGGAAAACCTAATGACAACGCTGAAAAAGATTTTATAGTGAGTTTTCTACTTAATCTTTATGATTTAATGTGttacattaaaagtaatttatatataattccagATGCGAAAAGGAGAGGTTCTTTGGATTCCAGTATGGTGTTTCCATCATGATCCTAAATACTTTCCTAATCCTTATAAATTCGATCCGGAACGTTTTTCAAACGAAAACAAGCATAAAATCAATCCAATGGCTTACATGCCTTTCGGTCTTGGACCCAGGAACTGTATTGGTAAGACATATCTATTACTatgttatttaagattttaccAACTAACGACACGTATAAAAGTTAAGTATCCACGAAATAGATTACAAGCGATGAAGAAATAAGATACTTtgtgttcgaattttaaattctttctaTTATACTATGGTGTAAGATTTTAACGACTTACTCCAACAATTGCAGTAAGGTATTCGCCAAAATGGTAATATAGAGAAAATGAGATTTAATTCTTAC
This region of Vanessa atalanta chromosome 8, ilVanAtal1.2, whole genome shotgun sequence genomic DNA includes:
- the LOC125065894 gene encoding uncharacterized protein LOC125065894, which gives rise to MIYILIWTAVLLAVLTLYFRQTYSRFSKYGVKNMKVVPFFGNMTRMAFQMDHLAEQFDKIYKAFPDERFVGRFEFSKPTLFIHDLELVKKITIKDFDYFLDHRGFTDEKVEPLFGRNLFSLKGQEWKDMRSTLSPAFTSSKIKLMVPFMVEVGEQMIRTLKKKIRESDGYIDVDCKDLTSRFATDVIASCAFGLKVDSQTEKENQFYLMGKAASTIKFRQLFLFFALSACPSLIKILKLTMFSNKTRDFFIDLVLNTMKDREARGIFRPDMIHLLMEAKKGKLSHDENGSDDSYQDTGFATVEESSTGKRSIDRAWSDIDLVAQAVLFFIGGFETISISMSFALRELALHPEVQERLAKEIREHHAKNGGKLNFNSIQNMTYMDMVTSGKFQLEVLRLWPPGIGLERVCAKDYNMGKPNDKAEKDFIMRKGELLWIPVWCYHYDPKYFPNPNKFDPERFSNENKHKINPMAYLPFGLGPRNCIGSRFALCEMKALLYQILLHIEVSPSEKTVLSRKLATNSFNIRLAGGYWFRFKILFTDQPISKATNHIIIVQLPPNNSTLYCCVPVRRMIYILIWSAVLLAVLALYFRKTYSRFKDCGVKHIEVVPFFGNMTRVAFRMDHFTENFDKTYKAFPKERFVGRYEFTRPTIFIQDLELVKKVTVKDFEYFLDHRGFTDEKVEPLFGRNLFSLKGQEWKDMRSTLSPAFTSSKIKLMVPFMEEVGEQMVRNLKKKIEEWEGFIEVDCKDLTSRFATDVIASCAFGLKVDSQTEKKNKFYEMGKSASTFKLRQMLLFFTLSACPFLVKIFKITLFSNETKDFFIDLVLNTMKDRDARSIIRPDMIHLLMEAKKGRLSHEEKGSGDNYQDTGFATVEESSIGKKTIDRAWSDIDLVAQAVLFFIGGFETVSTAMSFAMRELALHPEVQDRLAKEIREHHAKHGGKLNFNSIQNMTYMDMVISEVLRLWPPAIALDRICTKDYNMGKPNDNAEKDFIMRKGEVLWIPVWCFHHDPKYFPNPYKFDPERFSNENKHKINPMAYMPFGLGPRNCIGSRFALCEIKALLYQILLHIEIYPSEKTVFSRKCANDSFNIRLAGGYWFRFKIRK